In Myxococcales bacterium, the DNA window GACGTGATCATCGACGAGGCGCACGATCCGCAAAGCACCTATCCCTTCAAGGGCAACATCGACCTGGACAAACTGAAGTACTGGATCGACAAAGTGGGCGCCGCGCGCATTCCGTACGTCAGTTTCGCGGGCACCGTCAACATGGCGGGCGGCCAGCCGGTCAGCATGCAGAATTTCCGCGAAGTGTACGAATTGTGCCAAAAGCACGGCATCGCGGTGATGTTCGACGCCACCCGCCTGGTGGAAAACGCCTATTTCATTCAGCAGCGCGAACCGGGCTACCAGGACAAATCCGTGGCCGAAATCGTCAAGGAAGCGGCCGGGTATTCCGACGGCTGCACGATGTCGTCGAAAAAAGACCACCTGGTCAACATCGGCGGCTTCCTGGCCATGAACGATCCGGAATTTTTCGACAAAGCCCGCAACATGGTCGTGATGTACGAAGGCCTGCACACTTACGGCGGCATGGCCGGCCGCGACATGGAAGCCCTGGCGCGCGGTATCCGCGAATGCGTCCAGGACGAGCACATCGCCGCGCGGGTCGGCCAGGTGTTGTACCTCGGCCAGTTGCTGCTCGAGGCCGGGGTGCCGATCGTCGAACCGGTGGGCGGCCACGCGGTGTTCCTCGACGCGAAACGCTTTTATCCGCACATTCCGCAAAGCCAGTTCCCCGCTCAGGCGCTGGCGGCCGAGCTGTACGCCGAATCGGGCGTCCGGGCCATGGAACGCGGCGTCGTTTCGGCGGGGCGCAACGCCGAAACCGGCGACCATAACTATCCAAAGCTGGAACTCGTCCGGCTGACGATCCCTCGCCGCGTCTACACCCAGGCGCACATGGACGTCACCGCCGAATCAGTCATCGAATGCTACCAGCAGCGCGAAAAAGCGACCGGCCTCAAGATGGTCTACGAACCCCAATACCTGCGGTTCTTCCAGGCCAAGTTCGAAAAACTCGCCAAGTAATCGCTGATCAAAAAGGAAGCGGCGCGGTTGGCCGGGAAACCAACCGCGCCGACGCCAGGGAGATGAAGGAGGTTCCAGTAAACTGTCTACGGTTTACGTTTGATGTTCAGAGCGGCGTTGACGTTCGTCCGTATTTTCACGACGCTCCTGACGTATCGTTGATTTCAAATCATCCAGCTTGCGGAGCTGGTCGTCACTGAGCAAGGCGTTGACCGCGAGCTGATGGGCGATCTGCCGTTGTAGAATACGGCCCTGCGCCTCGTTCAGATCCGCCGCCGCCCGTTCGGCCTTGCGTTGATTGGGCCGACGGTCTTTCATCACCTGGTTCAGTTCGAGTTGCGCCTTTTTGACAGCCGCTTCCAGGTCGATCAGATCACGGTCGCGAGCCAGTTCCAAATCTTCCAGCTTGTTGATCTGGTCGTCGCTCAAATTCAGCGCCTGGGCCACGTTTGCGTTTCGCCAGAAAGGACCGTAACCCCAACCGGGAAATTGTCCCGGGGCCATGATACCCCGACCGGGACCCATGCCGCGCCAGCCCGGTCCGGCCCATGTCGGCGCCGCCAACACCAGGCCGGTCAACGCCAACATTGCCGTCAGCAGTAAGAAATTCCGGTTCATCGCTTTACCCTTTGGGTTTCAACACCCAGATGATCGCTCATTAACAAAGACACGACTCGAAAAGGGAGGTTAAGCCGGAAAATTCAAAGCCGATTTTCCAGGCCGATATAATGCTTGATGCTCCGGAACGGGAATGGTATTAAACAGCGTCTCTCGATGGGGAAAAGGCCTTTGAGCAGCGAAATCAATACGACCGGCACGAACGGCCATTCCAACGATGTCAATGCTTATCCGGTTTCATTCTTGGGGTGGTTGTTTTTTTTCTTGCCGCAAATCGCCATCCTGGTTTTTCTTGCGGTGTGTGTTTTGGCCATCCTGCGGAACGGCGGATCCCCTAAATTGTTCTTTGCGTTGGTGCCGATTTTCATAGTAAATGCAATTAGTTACATCACCGTTCGTCGGAGTTGCTGATGCTCCTGATGATTCCGGCGACCTTGTGCCTCTGCTTGTTGGTTGTGCACAGTCTGTTTTTTCGGCCTCACCGCACGACCCTGCTTTTCTTCATCATCGGTTTTTTCGCCGCCCAGTTGTACGGCGGCCCGGATTTTTATATTTTTAATATGAAGCAAATAACCATTCCAGTGATGCTCATTGTTCGCGAATATCAGGTTCCAGTGCTTAATATCATCGGATTTCTTTTTACTTTTTATTGTTCAATGAACCTGGCGATAGGCATTCTGTCAAAAAATAGACCCACGATCTCCTTTTTCTATCTGCTCCTTTATACCGTCTACATCGGCGCGCTGATTGGTATCGCCATTGAATATACCAATGAGGTCGCCGGATGGTGGACCTGGCGGCTGGAAACGAACATTTTGCAATTATTCGGCGTTTGGAGCTGGCGATCGCTGCTTTTTTTCCCTCTTTTTTATCAATTTTTCATTCCTTCGCAAAAGCAAAGAAAAAAGGCTTTATTTTGGAGTATTGGTTGGTTGATTTTTTTCGGTGCTTGGATGATTTATGTCGATATTTATACATTCCTTCGACCCTTGACCGTCGTCCTTTGGATCAGTTTGCCGTTCCTGGTGTCGTATTTGGATAAATATGTCAGAATCAGCATTCGCGCCGACCTGCTTCAGTTCAATCATGCCGTTTCGCCCTTCGGACGGCGGAAAGGGCAAGCCGCCGCTACCGGCGGGGAAGGCAAATAACGAACTCGCCGGCCCGTCTTTTCCGCTGCCGACCGTTGCGCATCCGCTTCGAAGCTTGACCGCCCGAAACGATGATGAGATATTGAAATCAAAGCGATCAAGACGGTCGGAAGCCGGCGAGCCCTTTCAAATCATGAGCCAACAAGAGCAGGTTGTCCTGTCGAAAAAATGAACCGCCCCCTGTCTCCATATCTGACCATTCTGCGGCCCGAGACATTAATCGCTCCGGTGGTCGGAATTCTTTGCGCCGCGTTGATCGCCTTGAGTCGCTCCGCGGCGGTCGCCGGGGCCGGCGGTCGGTTTCCCATTTTCGGCAACATCTTGTTGGGTTGTCTGGCGGCCGCCCTGCTCAACGCCGCCTCGAATACGTTCAATCAACTCTGGGACATCGAAGAGGACCGGATCAACAAACCGCACCGCGTCATGGTTCTGGGTTTGATTCCCTGGTGGAATGCCCTGGGCTATTCGCTGCTGCTTTACGGCCTCAGCCTGATCATTGCCTATCGGATTCAACCGGCGCCGGGAGTGCGGCATGCCTTCTGGTGCATCGTCCCGACGGTTTTGGCGACCGTTTTCTATTCCGTCAAACCCATTCGCCTCAAAACCAGGGGCTGGTATGCGAATTTCACCATCGCCCTGACGCGCGGCGGACTGCTTTTCGTCGCCGGCTGGAGTTGCGTGGCGCCGGCGAACCGGCTCGAGCCGTGGTTGCTGGGTCTGATCTTTTTGTTGTTTTTGCTGGGCGCCACGACCTCGAAGGATTTCGCCGATCTGCCGGGCGATTCGGCGACCGGTGTGCGCACGCTGCCGGTGCAGTACGGGCATCGCAAGGCGGCGCGGGTCATCACGCCGTTTTTCGTCGCGCCGTGGTTTCTGTTGCCGATCGGCACGCTGTTCCGACTCGACGGCCGGCCGTTGATCACCGCTCAACCGCGGTTGATTTTCGGGTTGGCCGTCCTGCTGGCGATTTACGGCTATTGGATCGCTCGGCTGATCTACCGCACCGAAAATTCCACCGCCGAAACCAACCATCCGTCCTGGCGGCACATGTACCAGATGATGGCGTTGGCTTATATCGGCCTGGCCGTGTGCTATGCCTTCTGAACCGCCGGACGCCGCTTTGAATCCGGGACGCCTGAAGCTGGAATTGTTCTGTTTCGGCGCGCGCCTCGACCCCGAATGCGCCCTGGATCGCGATACCCGCCCGATCAAGCGCACTCGCGGCGGCCTGGGCAGCGGGTTGGACGCGATCCTGCCGGGCGGAGTCTGGGTCAACATTCCGCTTTTCGAAACCTTCGTATCCCGATCGCCGTTTCGGATCGTCAAGCGCGGCGTGACCTACCAACTGTGGCGCGACGACCGTCCGGTTTGCGATCTCCGGTTGCCGCCCAGACCGCGGTGGTATGAGCAGCGCTCCACCGACGGGCGCCTCTTCGGTGAAATCGGCGTGATGCAGGGAACCTATTTTTCGATTTACCCTTCCGAGCTGTGCGGTTTCTGGGCCGCCAAACCGCGCCGGAATTGCCGTTTCTGCTCCGTCGGCCTTTGCCTCGGCCAGACCGAAAGCGAAACCAAAACCGTGCGCGACGTGGTCGAGGCGGTGCGGGCGGCCCGCCGGCACGAGCGGATCACGTTCGTTCACTTCAACACGGGTTTTCTGGAAGACGACCGGCCGCTGGAACTGATACTGCCTTATGTCGAGGCGGTTAAAAGGGAAACCGGTTTGCTGATCGGCGTCCAGTGCCCGCCGGCGATCGACCTGACCTATTACGACCGGTTGAAAAATGCCGGCGCCAATCACCTGTCTTTTTGTTTCGAATTGTTTGATCCGGATCGTTTCGCGCGCATCTGTCCGGGAAAGGCCGAATCGTTCGGCCGCGCGGCCGAGGCGCTTCGCGACGATCCGTTGCTTCGGCAGGTCGCCGAGACGGCCGCCCGCTTTCTGGCCGACGCCCGGCCGCATTCCGGCCAGCTGCCCTTCTATCGGGCGCTGGCGTATTGCGTCCGGCTGTTCGGCAAGGGCCGCATCTCCGGCGAGACCATCGCGGGGTTGGAACCGCCGCGCCGCAGCATCCAGGCCGCCGAATTTCTCGCCGCGCTGGGCGCGGTCAACACCGTTTGCGTTTTTCGGCCGTGCCTCGACACCGATCTGAGCGACCAGCCGCCGCCCGACGCCGACGAACTGGCGCCGGTGTTCGCCCGGATGTACGAGGTCTGCGTCGCGGCGAACATCCCCGTCGGCCTGGCGCCCAACATCAAAACCGCCATGGTCCATCTTCCCGAGGAGGGCCGCTGGCTTTCAACTCATCCCGCCGACGGCGCCTACCGCGCCAAGGCGACCCTGCTGCGCACCCTTTACCGCGGCGCGTTTTCCGTCTCGCGTCTCGGGAAGTGACGGCTGCCCGATGGCGGCCCGGCGACAATTTGCTATCATGGCGCGTCAGCCGGTGGCACGATTCCGAAAGAGCGGAGTGACATGCGCGTTTTTCTGGGCAATGCGCCCTGGCGGAAGCCGGGGTATTACGGGGTGCGGGCGGGCAGCCGCTGGCCGCATTTCGAGGACGAGCGCCTCGAGTACATGCCGTTTCCGTTTTTTCTGGCTTATGCGGCGGCGGTGCTCGAGCGCGCCGGCGTCGAGGTCTGTCTGGTCGACGCCTGCGCCGAGGCGATCGACCTACCCGCGTTTCTCGACCGCGCCGCGGCTTTCGCGCCGGATTTGCTGCTGCTCGAAGTCAGTACGATCTCGATCGATACCGACCTGGCGACCGCGCGCGCCCTGCGCGAACGGCTGCCCGGCGCCCGGCTGGCGTTGTCGGGCCTGCATGCGTTCATGCACGAACCGGCCTGGCTGGCGGCGCATCCCGAAGCCGATTTCGTGCTGGTCGGCGAATACGAACAAACCCTGCTCGAGCTGGCCGGCCGGTTGGCGACCGGCGCCGGCCTCGCCGGTTGCGCCGGGTTGTTGTGGCGCGACGAAGGCGGCGTGTGCGACGAGGGCCGGCGGCCGCTGGTCGAGGAACTCGACGCCCTGCCGTGGCCGGCGCGCCATTTCCTGCCGATGGAACGCTATCACGACGAGCCGGGCTCGATTCCGCGCCCGTCGGTGCAGATGTGGTCGAGCCGCGGCTGCCCGTTCGGCTGCGTGTTCTGCGCCTGGCCGCAAATCATGTACAACTCGCGCCGTTACCGCGTCCGGTCGATCCGCGACACCGTGGACGAGATGGAATGGCTGGTGCGCGAGTGGGGTTTTCGTTCGGTCTATTTCGACGACGACACCTTCAACGTGCACAAGGAACGCACGCTGGCCTTCGCGGGCGAGGTGCGGCGCCGGCGGCTCGGCGTGCCGTGGGCGGTGATGGCCCGCGCCGACCTGATGGATCGCGAGACGCTGGTCGCCCTGCGCGACGCCGGGCTTTATTCGCTCAAGTATGGCGTCGAATCGGCCGACCCGGGGCTGTTGCGCGAAATGGATAAAAGCCTCGACATCGACCGTGTGCGCGAAACGATCCGCCTGACCGCCGAACTCGATATCAAAATGCACCTGACCTTCCTGTTCGGCATGCCCGGCGAAACCCGCGAAACCGCCCGGCGCACCATCGACCTGGCGCTCGCCTCCGGCGCGGAATCGGTGCAGTTTTCGATCGCCACGCCATTCCCTGGCAGCCGATATTACGTCGAACTGGAAAAGACGGGACGGCTGGTGACGAGCGACTTCGAGCGCTACGACGGTTTTCGCAGCGCCGTGGTGCGCACCGAACACCTGGCCCCGCGCGACCTGGAGGAAATCGCCATCGAAGCCAACCGGCGCTGGCAGGAGCAACGCTGGGCCCGGCAACATCCGGACAACCGGTCCGTCGCGAAAAAGGCCGTCGACCTGGCGCGCGAGCCGCAACGGTGGGGCGAAAGTTTCAAACGGTGGTGGCGTCGTTAGCCGGGATTTGCGGCCCGACGTTTTTGTTCTGGGCCACGATGTAGATCTCGAAGCTTTCCTTCCGCGTCGCCTCGGGGCGCACGCAGCGGACCTTGCCGTACGTCAGTTTCACTTCGCCGAGCAATTCGTGGAAATCCGGCCCTTGAAAGAGCTTGCAGACGAACGTCGAGCCGACCTTTCCATAGCGCCGCGCCCAGACGAAGGCCAGCCGCGCCAGGGCGGCGCTGCGATCCTTGTCGACGTGGCGGATGCCCGTGGTGTCCGGCGCCATGT includes these proteins:
- a CDS encoding tyrosine phenol-lyase, whose translation is MRKKETEKMNTKRRSWAEPYKIKMVEPIKMTTPEYREKCIREAGYNTFLLRSEDVYIDLLTDSGTSAMSDWQWAGLMMGDEAYAGSKNFYYMVETIQQIYGYQYVVPAHQGRGAEHIMSQCLIKQGDVIPGNMYFTTTRLHQELAGGKFVDVIIDEAHDPQSTYPFKGNIDLDKLKYWIDKVGAARIPYVSFAGTVNMAGGQPVSMQNFREVYELCQKHGIAVMFDATRLVENAYFIQQREPGYQDKSVAEIVKEAAGYSDGCTMSSKKDHLVNIGGFLAMNDPEFFDKARNMVVMYEGLHTYGGMAGRDMEALARGIRECVQDEHIAARVGQVLYLGQLLLEAGVPIVEPVGGHAVFLDAKRFYPHIPQSQFPAQALAAELYAESGVRAMERGVVSAGRNAETGDHNYPKLELVRLTIPRRVYTQAHMDVTAESVIECYQQREKATGLKMVYEPQYLRFFQAKFEKLAK
- a CDS encoding UbiA family prenyltransferase; protein product: MNRPLSPYLTILRPETLIAPVVGILCAALIALSRSAAVAGAGGRFPIFGNILLGCLAAALLNAASNTFNQLWDIEEDRINKPHRVMVLGLIPWWNALGYSLLLYGLSLIIAYRIQPAPGVRHAFWCIVPTVLATVFYSVKPIRLKTRGWYANFTIALTRGGLLFVAGWSCVAPANRLEPWLLGLIFLLFLLGATTSKDFADLPGDSATGVRTLPVQYGHRKAARVITPFFVAPWFLLPIGTLFRLDGRPLITAQPRLIFGLAVLLAIYGYWIARLIYRTENSTAETNHPSWRHMYQMMALAYIGLAVCYAF
- a CDS encoding radical SAM protein, producing the protein MRVFLGNAPWRKPGYYGVRAGSRWPHFEDERLEYMPFPFFLAYAAAVLERAGVEVCLVDACAEAIDLPAFLDRAAAFAPDLLLLEVSTISIDTDLATARALRERLPGARLALSGLHAFMHEPAWLAAHPEADFVLVGEYEQTLLELAGRLATGAGLAGCAGLLWRDEGGVCDEGRRPLVEELDALPWPARHFLPMERYHDEPGSIPRPSVQMWSSRGCPFGCVFCAWPQIMYNSRRYRVRSIRDTVDEMEWLVREWGFRSVYFDDDTFNVHKERTLAFAGEVRRRRLGVPWAVMARADLMDRETLVALRDAGLYSLKYGVESADPGLLREMDKSLDIDRVRETIRLTAELDIKMHLTFLFGMPGETRETARRTIDLALASGAESVQFSIATPFPGSRYYVELEKTGRLVTSDFERYDGFRSAVVRTEHLAPRDLEEIAIEANRRWQEQRWARQHPDNRSVAKKAVDLAREPQRWGESFKRWWRR